The following are from one region of the Heptranchias perlo isolate sHepPer1 chromosome 11, sHepPer1.hap1, whole genome shotgun sequence genome:
- the LOC137327287 gene encoding T-cell surface antigen CD2-like: protein MVSYGLCSQYCFLLLIVVSGRVLTESSDDAENVYSELGNSAFLHVRGQSSNTKHATKWFKGNTTVARYKDGSKAYGDYQQKAEVFPNGTLTFNITTKADEGEYRVEIHNKEGKLQFAQHFKLHLLEKVSTPVMNITCVSEQDVFISCEVRGTTPVTFYLNEQQLTEVNAVFSYDGRKATLKNSISFSATKTFICKVENLISKSQTAPRHLNCAGSAEGHHYVQVIVIVLGVIALIIIVGLVYCFCQKNH, encoded by the exons ATGGTTTCCTATGGCTTATGTTCACAATACTGTTTCCTTCTGCTGATAGTTGTTTCTG GACGGGTTCTTACAGAAAGTAGTGATGATGCAGAGAATGTTTACAGTGAACttgggaattcagcttttttgcatGTTCGTGGTCAAAGCTCCAATACTAAACATGCCACAAAGTGGTTTAAAGGAAACACAACAGTTGCACGGTACAAAGATGGTTCTAAAGCATACGGTGACTATCAACAGAAAGCAGAAGTTTTTCCAAATGGCACTCTGACATTTAACATCACAACAAAAGCTGATGAAGGAGAATACCGAGTTGAAATACATAACAAAGAGGGAAAACTTCAATTTGCTCAACATTTTAAATTGCATTTACTTG AGAAAGTCTCAACACCAGTAATGAACATTACTTGTGTCTCTGAACAAGATGTGTTCATATCATGTGAGGTTCGTGGAACGACTCCAGTTACCTTCTACTTGAATGAGCAACAACTGACTGAGGTCAATGCTGTGTTTTCATATGACGGTAGAAAAGCTACACTGAAGAACTCAATCTCATTTTCTGCCACTAAAACATTCATCTGTAAAGTTGAAAACCTAATCAGTAAAAGCCAGACTGCTCCAAGACACCTCAACTGTGCAG GTTCAGCTGAAGGTCACCATTATGTCCAGGTTATCGTTATTGTGCTGGGAGTGATTGCATTAATTATTATTGTGGGGCTGGTTTATTGCTTTTGTCAGAAAAATCATTAA